A genomic segment from Propionibacteriaceae bacterium ZF39 encodes:
- a CDS encoding histidine kinase has translation MSTSTPDGTLDRLLAWLRPRVLLVDLLWAVLWGGLAFLFQPPFDMTGVDEAWWLVLTAAVTVALVFRRTRPRLVIVVLAIVLVLHVLTLDVFTQTSLVGAGAAAYTAHAQLPTTARRVATGALALGTLWAALDYSHEIVALAWWQRWPVVLVHWLIVAFFCLLGALARKRREEVERAVERAELVAERQAQEVRLAALGERTHIAREMHDIVAHSLGVIIAQADGGRYAAATDPDAAAKSLQTIAGVGRASLAEMRQLLSVLRSDDARDLLPAPGLDDLDELAEDYRKAGLRVRLSTTGIPVDLPDTTALTVYRVVQESLANVLKHAGRTSVDAPLDWQPDRLVVTVRNPLPSERVADNPGGHGLVGMRERVALHDGTLTAGPVDHQWLVRAEIPVGVRPD, from the coding sequence ATGAGCACCTCCACGCCCGACGGCACCCTCGATCGCCTGCTGGCGTGGCTGCGGCCGCGGGTCCTTTTGGTGGATCTTCTCTGGGCCGTGTTGTGGGGCGGGCTGGCGTTTCTCTTCCAGCCGCCGTTCGACATGACGGGCGTTGATGAGGCCTGGTGGCTGGTGCTCACGGCTGCGGTCACCGTGGCGCTGGTGTTCCGGCGTACGCGCCCGCGCTTGGTCATCGTTGTCCTGGCGATCGTGCTGGTGCTGCATGTCCTCACCCTGGATGTCTTCACCCAGACGTCGCTGGTCGGCGCGGGCGCTGCGGCGTACACGGCCCACGCCCAACTCCCGACGACCGCACGTCGCGTCGCCACCGGAGCCCTCGCGCTCGGAACCCTCTGGGCCGCGCTCGACTATTCCCACGAGATCGTGGCGCTGGCGTGGTGGCAGCGCTGGCCGGTGGTGCTCGTGCACTGGCTGATCGTGGCGTTCTTCTGCCTGCTCGGTGCGCTCGCGCGCAAGCGGCGGGAGGAGGTCGAGCGGGCGGTCGAGCGGGCGGAGTTGGTGGCGGAGCGGCAGGCGCAGGAGGTACGCCTGGCGGCGCTCGGGGAGCGTACGCACATCGCGCGCGAGATGCACGACATCGTCGCCCACTCCCTCGGGGTGATCATCGCGCAGGCGGACGGGGGAAGGTACGCCGCCGCCACCGATCCCGACGCCGCCGCCAAGTCGCTGCAGACGATCGCCGGGGTCGGCCGGGCGTCGCTCGCCGAGATGCGCCAGCTGTTGAGCGTCCTCCGCAGCGACGACGCTCGCGACCTGTTGCCCGCCCCCGGGCTGGACGACCTGGATGAGCTCGCCGAGGACTACCGCAAGGCCGGCCTGCGCGTACGCCTCAGCACCACCGGAATCCCTGTCGACCTGCCTGACACGACTGCGCTCACCGTCTATCGCGTCGTGCAGGAGTCACTCGCCAACGTGCTCAAGCACGCGGGCCGGACGTCGGTCGACGCGCCGTTGGACTGGCAGCCCGACCGGCTCGTGGTGACGGTCCGCAACCCGCTTCCGTCCGAGCGTGTGGCCGACAATCCCGGGGGCCACGGGCTGGTCGGCATGCGCGAGCGTGTTGCCCTGCACGACGGCACCCTCACCGCCGGGCCTGTCGACCACCAGTGGCTGGTCCGCGCCGAGATCCCCGTGGGCGTACGCCCGGACTAG
- a CDS encoding type II toxin-antitoxin system VapC family toxin, translating to MTYLLDTHVFLWLLSEPDRVPQDVRDVLDDPANPLAISAVSALEVATKVRLGKLNAPGLIDTWSQRVATMGAEPLSITTDHALLAGRLAWTHRDPFDRLLVAQAMAEGMSLVTVDSAIAHLPAPAVVTW from the coding sequence GTGACCTACCTGCTCGACACCCATGTGTTTCTGTGGCTGCTTTCCGAGCCCGACCGAGTCCCGCAAGATGTTCGGGACGTGCTCGACGATCCTGCGAATCCCCTCGCGATATCCGCGGTCAGCGCATTGGAGGTCGCGACCAAAGTGCGGCTGGGGAAACTCAACGCTCCAGGTCTGATCGACACGTGGAGTCAGCGGGTCGCCACCATGGGTGCGGAACCACTCTCGATCACTACGGATCATGCGTTGCTTGCTGGACGGTTGGCCTGGACGCATCGCGATCCTTTTGATCGACTCCTGGTGGCCCAGGCAATGGCCGAAGGGATGTCCCTGGTGACCGTCGACTCGGCGATTGCCCACCTTCCCGCGCCTGCGGTCGTCACCTGGTGA
- a CDS encoding type II toxin-antitoxin system Phd/YefM family antitoxin — protein sequence MTTVNVQEAKTHLSALIARAEAGEEIIIARAGRPILKLVPISGPPRRKFGGMTFQVPDDFDAPLPEEDLAAWE from the coding sequence ATGACCACAGTGAATGTCCAGGAGGCGAAGACGCATCTCTCCGCTCTGATCGCCCGTGCGGAAGCGGGCGAAGAGATCATCATTGCCCGGGCTGGTCGCCCGATCTTGAAGCTGGTCCCGATTTCCGGGCCGCCGCGCCGGAAGTTCGGCGGGATGACGTTCCAAGTCCCGGACGACTTCGATGCGCCCCTCCCCGAGGAGGACTTGGCGGCGTGGGAGTGA
- a CDS encoding ABC transporter ATP-binding protein yields MSRGLRLEQLTVGYRLGWGRTKEVVRDIDVTARSGELTALIGPNGTGKSTLLRTIAGLQKGLAGSISLDGNDLARMSASERARHQSIVLTERVAPGRLTARELVGLGRHPHTGFDGRLSARDHRIVEESIAAVGAAELADRDLAELSDGERQRIMTARALAQQPRLLLMDEPSAFLDAPGRVAQAGLVRRIATQQDVVVVISTHEVELMLQLADRLWLLDRSGNLHDGTPAELVERGILADVFDSEDLAFDPVTGTFRLVADAAGWSP; encoded by the coding sequence ATGAGTCGCGGGCTGCGTCTGGAGCAGCTGACGGTGGGCTACCGGCTCGGCTGGGGGCGTACGAAAGAGGTCGTCCGCGACATCGACGTCACCGCCCGATCCGGCGAGTTGACCGCGCTCATCGGTCCCAACGGCACGGGCAAATCCACGCTCCTGCGCACGATCGCGGGTCTGCAGAAAGGCCTCGCCGGGTCGATCAGTCTCGACGGCAACGACCTGGCACGGATGTCGGCAAGTGAACGGGCCCGTCACCAGAGCATCGTCCTCACCGAGCGCGTGGCGCCGGGTCGGCTGACCGCGAGGGAACTCGTCGGCCTGGGGCGGCACCCGCACACGGGGTTCGATGGGCGACTGTCGGCCCGGGATCACCGCATCGTCGAGGAGTCGATCGCTGCGGTCGGCGCGGCGGAACTCGCCGACCGGGACCTCGCCGAACTGTCCGACGGTGAACGCCAGCGGATCATGACGGCCCGCGCGCTCGCCCAGCAGCCGCGGCTCCTGCTCATGGACGAGCCGAGTGCGTTCCTCGATGCGCCGGGACGGGTGGCGCAGGCTGGATTGGTACGCCGCATCGCGACCCAGCAGGACGTCGTCGTCGTGATTTCCACGCACGAGGTCGAGCTCATGTTGCAGCTGGCCGATCGGCTCTGGCTGCTGGATCGCTCGGGGAACCTGCACGACGGCACCCCCGCGGAGCTGGTCGAACGCGGCATTCTTGCCGACGTCTTCGACAGCGAGGACCTGGCCTTCGACCCGGTCACCGGGACCTTCCGGCTGGTGGCTGACGCGGCGGGTTGGTCACCTTGA
- a CDS encoding iron ABC transporter permease, whose protein sequence is MTGVPLSAEAGAAAVPSLARAALTRRTGVLLGLTAATLVLALLAVVSGSVALDPVDALRVLVGMDAVDPRVELLVGTVRLPRMATAACAGAALGVAGLQMQTIFRNPLADPFSLGVSSGASLGVALLITGAGVAVSGTFAAGLGVLGRFGTVSAAALGAAAVLAVLLVLSRGVRVPAMLLIIGVMLGSAVTALVSLLLIWTDPLRAQQYISWGLGSFGGTTNQDLVILLGFTALGIVVALLSIKPLNALLLGEAYAQSVGVNVRRTRVIVLVGASLLTGVVTAFCGPIGFIGIAAPHVARRLIGTSDHRSLLPAAALVGACAALGCSIVSLLPGQVIPINVITSLVGAPIVIAILLRSKAIQGVSA, encoded by the coding sequence ATGACCGGTGTGCCCCTGAGCGCTGAGGCGGGGGCTGCCGCCGTCCCGTCGTTGGCGCGCGCCGCGCTCACCCGCAGGACCGGCGTCCTGCTGGGGCTCACCGCCGCGACGCTGGTCCTGGCGCTGCTGGCGGTCGTCAGCGGTTCGGTCGCGCTCGATCCGGTGGATGCCCTGCGGGTCCTGGTCGGCATGGACGCGGTCGATCCGCGAGTCGAGCTGCTGGTCGGCACCGTCCGGCTCCCGCGGATGGCCACCGCAGCCTGTGCCGGCGCTGCGCTCGGGGTCGCCGGCCTGCAGATGCAGACCATCTTCCGCAACCCGCTCGCGGACCCGTTCTCCCTGGGCGTGTCGTCCGGCGCCAGCCTCGGCGTGGCCCTGCTGATCACGGGCGCCGGCGTCGCGGTCAGCGGCACCTTCGCGGCCGGGCTCGGCGTGCTGGGTCGCTTCGGGACCGTGTCGGCGGCTGCTCTCGGGGCGGCGGCCGTGCTGGCGGTGTTGTTGGTGCTGTCGCGAGGCGTACGCGTGCCCGCGATGTTGCTGATCATCGGCGTCATGCTCGGCAGCGCGGTCACGGCCCTGGTGTCGCTGCTGCTGATCTGGACGGATCCGCTGCGGGCGCAGCAGTACATCTCCTGGGGACTCGGCAGCTTCGGCGGCACGACCAACCAGGACCTCGTGATCCTGCTCGGTTTCACCGCCCTCGGCATCGTCGTGGCGCTGTTGTCGATCAAGCCGCTCAATGCGCTGCTGCTGGGGGAGGCGTACGCCCAGTCCGTCGGGGTCAACGTCCGACGCACGCGGGTCATCGTCCTGGTCGGGGCATCGCTGCTGACCGGGGTGGTGACGGCGTTCTGCGGGCCGATCGGATTCATCGGGATCGCGGCGCCGCACGTGGCGAGGCGATTGATCGGGACGTCGGATCACCGGTCGCTCCTGCCGGCGGCGGCGCTCGTCGGCGCGTGTGCAGCCCTGGGTTGTTCGATCGTGTCGCTGCTGCCCGGTCAGGTCATCCCCATCAACGTCATCACCTCTCTCGTCGGGGCGCCGATCGTCATCGCGATCCTGCTGCGGAGCAAGGCGATCCAGGGGGTCTCGGCATGA
- a CDS encoding ABC transporter substrate-binding protein, translating to MRSFISRMVRRSAVVLGVGSLMVVTACSGQTGPGASSTAASPTAGTAADGCVTDYAAGRDYFPDKSEVKYAKNFSLTYHDSYQVVTVEQPAPGQPGEKYVFYRCGTPVPELTGDLAGAQAVSVPIKSLFSGSTTHLPLLDELGQLSVLKGVTDGTYVTNPEVRRMIAEKQVIQYASNQAADSEVVISSRPDVVLTEGTDDPAYPVIRQAGIAVVANSEWLEQDPLGRAEWIKFVGALTGQEAQATKVFDQIELDYQNVAAKAKEAGAPVTVLPGQMYQGNWWMPAGDLYVANLIADANGTYGWSDVRQNSSLMLSLEDVLAKSRDADVWIMTEDVKTLEDVAKSDPRYAEFKAFQQGNVWSNNAKVTPEGGNDYWERGVTRPDLVLADMVKILHPDALPDREFEFYRQVTR from the coding sequence ATGCGATCTTTCATCTCCCGCATGGTCAGGCGTTCGGCCGTGGTCCTCGGCGTCGGCTCCCTGATGGTCGTCACGGCCTGCAGCGGCCAGACCGGTCCCGGCGCCAGCTCCACCGCCGCCAGCCCCACCGCAGGCACCGCCGCCGACGGCTGCGTCACCGACTACGCCGCGGGTCGGGACTACTTCCCGGACAAGTCCGAGGTGAAGTACGCCAAAAACTTCTCCCTGACGTACCACGACTCCTACCAGGTGGTGACGGTCGAGCAGCCGGCTCCGGGGCAGCCGGGCGAGAAGTATGTCTTCTATCGCTGCGGCACTCCCGTTCCCGAGTTGACCGGCGACCTGGCCGGCGCGCAGGCCGTGAGCGTGCCGATCAAGTCGCTGTTCTCGGGCTCGACGACGCACCTTCCGCTGCTCGACGAGCTGGGTCAGCTGTCGGTTCTGAAGGGGGTGACGGACGGGACCTACGTCACCAATCCGGAAGTGCGGCGGATGATCGCGGAGAAGCAGGTGATCCAGTACGCCTCCAATCAGGCCGCCGACAGCGAGGTCGTCATCTCCTCCCGGCCCGACGTGGTGTTGACGGAGGGGACCGACGACCCGGCGTACCCGGTCATCCGGCAGGCCGGCATCGCCGTCGTCGCGAACTCGGAGTGGCTGGAGCAGGATCCGCTGGGCCGGGCCGAATGGATCAAGTTCGTCGGCGCGCTGACCGGTCAGGAGGCCCAGGCCACGAAGGTGTTCGACCAGATCGAGCTGGACTATCAGAACGTCGCGGCCAAGGCCAAGGAGGCGGGCGCGCCGGTCACGGTGCTGCCCGGGCAGATGTATCAGGGCAACTGGTGGATGCCCGCCGGGGACCTCTATGTCGCGAACCTGATCGCCGACGCCAACGGCACGTACGGCTGGTCGGATGTGCGGCAGAACAGCAGTCTCATGCTGAGCCTCGAGGACGTCCTCGCGAAGTCCAGGGATGCCGACGTCTGGATCATGACCGAGGACGTCAAGACCTTGGAGGACGTGGCGAAGAGCGACCCGCGGTATGCCGAGTTCAAGGCCTTCCAGCAGGGCAACGTCTGGTCCAACAATGCCAAGGTCACCCCGGAGGGCGGCAATGACTACTGGGAGCGCGGCGTGACCCGACCGGATCTCGTGCTCGCCGACATGGTCAAGATCCTGCATCCCGACGCGTTGCCGGACCGCGAGTTCGAGTTCTATCGCCAGGTGACCAGATGA